A stretch of Nitrospirota bacterium DNA encodes these proteins:
- a CDS encoding outer membrane lipoprotein-sorting protein, with protein sequence MDISKKFYCGILGFGIFGTIVGILSPSGVMASEAGEKGNQIIVESNKVYGGKDQQSKLTFIIKESEGEERKLVMRRAWKNYNGEKGIDSKVIIFQEYPPETNGSSFMGWFYRPSAGKKNEAWLYIPLLKKIEQLPDANNRDETFQDSDIKPSDMMVRSVQLDDHQFLKEETISNKVYDVVESTPKEKDPAYPYSKVQSWISKDQHLKEKVDYYDYEGRLLKRQLISWKKVKNASVWEKVVTSNMIKHNVTTLNISDIKIDAGLEDSYFSQRTMKSQAKK encoded by the coding sequence GTGGACATATCGAAGAAATTTTATTGCGGGATTCTTGGTTTCGGAATTTTTGGCACAATCGTTGGAATTCTTTCTCCATCCGGAGTGATGGCATCAGAAGCGGGGGAAAAAGGGAATCAGATAATCGTCGAATCGAACAAGGTTTACGGAGGCAAGGACCAACAGTCCAAATTAACCTTTATTATCAAAGAGAGTGAAGGTGAAGAGCGTAAGTTGGTCATGAGACGTGCGTGGAAAAATTATAATGGAGAAAAAGGAATCGATTCCAAAGTCATCATCTTTCAGGAATATCCTCCCGAAACGAATGGTTCGAGTTTTATGGGGTGGTTTTACAGGCCTTCTGCAGGAAAAAAAAATGAAGCCTGGTTATACATTCCTCTCCTGAAAAAAATAGAACAGCTTCCCGACGCCAATAACCGGGACGAAACCTTTCAGGATTCGGATATCAAGCCGTCCGACATGATGGTCCGTTCCGTCCAGCTTGACGACCATCAATTCTTAAAGGAAGAAACGATTTCAAACAAGGTCTACGACGTTGTGGAATCAACTCCCAAAGAGAAAGACCCGGCTTATCCTTACAGCAAAGTGCAAAGCTGGATTTCTAAGGATCAGCATCTCAAGGAGAAGGTGGATTACTATGACTATGAAGGCCGTCTCCTGAAACGCCAGCTGATTTCGTGGAAAAAGGTAAAAAATGCCTCGGTCTGGGAAAAAGTGGTGACTTCAAATATGATCAAACATAATGTCACAACGTTAAATATTTCAGATATCAAAATAGACGCCGGTCTAGAGGATAGTTATTTTTCCCAAAGAACGATGAAATCTCAGGCAAAGAAGTAA
- a CDS encoding GAF domain-containing protein, translating into MTTQVRKTGLQNKLVLSILGVGLLSVFLVLTFVYIIGKRSLKESIGLNFKKLAEASGENLNTLINNHLEEATLIASSNSILSAVEESNQFYEGATDQEIQKRIEEIEQRWVHASGFDAYLMEVQNNKATFYLNTFINQENEKGVHSLLLVTNNRGALVAASKSPSHYSYSGEPWWQMTLAGGKGKTYISNIEWNAELGNQTLSIGTPILKNGKVIGVFYMVHDAHLLFHSLGLAKVGKTDHAVIVDSERKVLFDPLQPKPTQILLPELAREVLNGETGWISSRYDLFFGGRDSINGFSPVKLTYSSSGQESFAGTRWTVLTSQDPKETYAPIYTLLIWIGLIGLIGAALIGVFGLVISRGIVRPISTLIEGTELIGGGNLNHHIQITTGDEIEDLAKHFNDMTLKLKIFYFKLEEEVRSRTKELEYQKNEISALYSIVTVLNQSRELKEILENSLAKVVELMAASSGVIWMMDEKTSHYTIRASHQLVLNPIQLESLMKVLESVGSKVILEGTSWVSENVTVQEDITKIAYSDIGFFSVYAIPLSSKKRVVGVFFLLYKNIRGLSSNEITMLESFGNQMGVAIEHALLFSRLKSISPALPKE; encoded by the coding sequence ATGACGACACAGGTGAGAAAAACAGGACTGCAGAACAAACTGGTTCTTTCGATTTTGGGTGTTGGACTTTTATCTGTCTTCCTCGTCTTGACCTTTGTCTATATTATTGGCAAAAGAAGCCTAAAGGAGTCCATCGGGTTGAATTTCAAAAAGCTGGCTGAGGCGAGCGGCGAAAACTTAAATACGCTCATTAACAACCATCTGGAAGAAGCGACGCTCATTGCCTCGTCAAACAGCATCCTGTCAGCCGTGGAGGAATCCAATCAATTTTATGAAGGGGCAACGGATCAGGAAATTCAAAAAAGAATTGAAGAGATTGAGCAGCGATGGGTGCATGCTTCCGGCTTTGATGCCTATCTGATGGAAGTCCAGAACAATAAAGCGACATTCTATTTAAACACGTTTATTAACCAGGAGAATGAAAAAGGAGTTCATTCTTTGCTTTTGGTAACGAATAACCGGGGTGCCCTGGTTGCCGCCAGTAAAAGCCCGTCTCACTATTCTTATTCCGGAGAGCCGTGGTGGCAGATGACACTGGCAGGAGGAAAAGGAAAAACCTATATCAGTAATATTGAATGGAACGCCGAACTAGGGAATCAGACCTTATCGATTGGAACCCCGATTTTAAAAAATGGCAAAGTGATCGGTGTATTTTATATGGTCCATGATGCCCACCTTCTTTTTCACTCCCTGGGACTCGCCAAGGTGGGAAAAACCGACCATGCCGTGATCGTCGATTCAGAAAGAAAAGTCTTGTTTGACCCGCTCCAGCCGAAACCGACTCAGATACTTTTGCCCGAGCTTGCCAGAGAGGTATTAAACGGCGAGACCGGGTGGATTTCTTCCCGATACGATCTTTTTTTCGGCGGAAGAGATTCTATCAATGGTTTTTCTCCCGTTAAATTAACCTATTCAAGTTCCGGCCAGGAGTCCTTTGCCGGAACCCGATGGACTGTCTTGACCAGTCAGGATCCGAAAGAAACCTATGCCCCCATTTACACTTTACTGATTTGGATCGGACTGATCGGACTGATCGGGGCCGCCCTCATTGGTGTTTTTGGACTGGTAATCTCCAGAGGTATTGTTCGACCGATTTCAACTTTGATCGAGGGTACCGAATTGATTGGCGGGGGGAATTTGAATCATCATATTCAAATTACGACAGGCGATGAAATTGAGGATCTTGCCAAACATTTTAATGATATGACGTTAAAATTGAAAATATTTTATTTCAAGCTGGAAGAAGAGGTGAGATCCAGAACGAAGGAGCTGGAATACCAAAAGAATGAAATATCAGCGCTCTATTCGATCGTAACGGTATTGAATCAATCGAGAGAGCTGAAGGAAATTCTGGAAAACTCGCTTGCCAAAGTCGTTGAGTTGATGGCTGCCTCCTCCGGAGTGATCTGGATGATGGACGAAAAGACAAGCCACTATACTATCCGGGCGTCTCATCAACTGGTGCTCAACCCGATACAGCTTGAAAGCTTGATGAAAGTGCTTGAATCTGTCGGGTCAAAAGTCATTCTCGAAGGGACCTCATGGGTTTCAGAAAACGTAACGGTTCAGGAGGATATCACCAAGATCGCTTACAGCGATATCGGATTCTTTTCAGTCTATGCCATTCCGCTCTCTTCCAAAAAGAGGGTTGTTGGCGTCTTCTTCCTGCTCTATAAGAATATTCGGGGACTCTCTTCTAATGAAATTACCATGCTGGAATCGTTTGGAAATCAGATGGGAGTGGCCATCGAGCACGCGCTTCTATTTTCCAGATTAAAAAGCATTTCCCCTGCCCTTCCCAAAGAGTAG
- the fabI gene encoding enoyl-ACP reductase FabI — translation MSMLRGKKGIIFGVANERSIAWGIAQALHREGVDLAFTFVGDALEKRVRPLAESLGSKIVIPCDVSSDQQIESVFHQLRNHWDRVDIVIHSVAFAKKEELKGAFMETSREGFRLALDVSAYSFVAIARSAVPMMKEGGSMITLSYFGAEKVIPHYNVMGVAKAALEAAVRALAVDLGPQKIRVNAISAGPIKTLAAAGISDFKVIGHHVESRAPLRKIVSIEEVGNTALFLCSPLASGITGEILHVDAGYNIIGM, via the coding sequence TTGAGCATGCTTCGTGGAAAAAAAGGAATTATTTTTGGAGTGGCCAATGAAAGGAGTATCGCCTGGGGAATTGCCCAGGCCCTTCATCGCGAAGGGGTTGACCTGGCTTTTACCTTTGTGGGAGATGCCCTTGAAAAGAGGGTGCGGCCTTTAGCGGAAAGTTTAGGTTCGAAAATTGTCATCCCTTGTGATGTTTCGAGCGATCAACAGATCGAGTCGGTATTCCACCAATTAAGGAATCATTGGGACCGGGTTGACATTGTCATTCATTCGGTCGCGTTTGCCAAGAAAGAGGAGTTGAAAGGGGCATTTATGGAAACATCGCGTGAGGGATTTCGCCTTGCGCTGGATGTCAGTGCTTATTCCTTTGTAGCAATTGCCCGAAGTGCGGTTCCGATGATGAAAGAAGGGGGAAGCATGATCACCTTAAGCTATTTCGGTGCTGAAAAGGTGATTCCTCACTACAATGTGATGGGAGTTGCCAAGGCTGCGCTGGAAGCGGCTGTTCGCGCACTTGCGGTCGATCTTGGACCGCAGAAAATAAGGGTCAATGCCATTTCGGCCGGACCGATTAAAACGCTTGCAGCCGCCGGGATCTCTGATTTTAAAGTCATTGGACACCATGTGGAATCCAGAGCTCCGCTTCGAAAAATTGTTTCCATCGAAGAAGTGGGAAATACGGCCCTTTTTCTCTGCAGTCCGTTGGCCTCCGGAATTACCGGTGAGATTCTCCATGTTGATGCCGGATATAATATTATCGGAATGTAG
- a CDS encoding Na+/H+ antiporter — translation MDSLEIGLTLFFAVAVVGAISKKVPIPLPLLQVTSGFLLSFLPGFRSILLDPGFFFSFFIPPLLFADGWLIPKRDLARVLRPVLLLALGLVIFTIVVVGYLIHSLIPAIPLAAAFALGAIISPTDAVAVSAITEKLKMPNRLTHIVQGESLINDASGLVAFKFAVAAVLTGTFSIQTAGISFLILSVGGGLVGFLISWLIGATRVWLVKGKFSEPTIETILSLLSPYAAYFAAELLHVSGILAVVSAGIYAGIHDTRNLTTETRRQTWEVWNTLLFSFNGLVFILLGIQLNRVIDGISDFWFGELFVYAMVLSATVILVRIIWVFPGAYIPRWLFKGIRNREKAPEPRNVFILGWAGIRGSVTLAAALSLPLTTASGVPFPGRSVLVFLASSVIIVTMVLNGLTLPLFLRWLKISGDGISEKEELEARIAVAQAAILRIQQHVNPLSSPYEQGFAAELISFYERKIQHLTNQEVDQNDIKTELKIERNIRFNALDAERQELFNLHKKKKINEEVLRNIQRDIDNLESGLGALTVHDP, via the coding sequence ATGGATAGCTTAGAAATCGGCTTGACGCTTTTTTTTGCTGTGGCTGTTGTTGGGGCCATTTCCAAAAAAGTTCCGATTCCTCTGCCGCTTCTTCAGGTTACCAGCGGGTTCCTTCTCTCCTTCTTGCCGGGATTTCGTAGTATTCTGCTAGATCCTGGTTTCTTTTTTTCCTTCTTTATTCCTCCGCTTCTTTTTGCCGATGGTTGGTTAATTCCAAAAAGGGATCTTGCCAGGGTTCTCCGGCCAGTGCTCCTTCTCGCCCTCGGTCTGGTCATTTTTACAATAGTGGTTGTTGGATACTTGATTCACTCCCTGATTCCGGCTATTCCTTTGGCCGCAGCATTCGCTTTGGGAGCGATTATTTCACCCACCGATGCCGTCGCAGTCTCGGCCATTACAGAAAAACTGAAAATGCCTAACCGATTGACCCATATTGTTCAAGGAGAGAGCTTGATCAATGACGCGTCCGGACTGGTGGCATTTAAATTTGCGGTGGCCGCTGTCTTAACCGGAACTTTTTCAATTCAAACCGCCGGTATCAGCTTTTTGATTTTATCTGTGGGGGGAGGCCTCGTCGGTTTTCTGATTTCCTGGCTTATTGGAGCGACCCGGGTCTGGCTGGTGAAAGGAAAATTTTCCGAACCCACCATTGAAACAATATTATCGCTTCTGTCTCCCTATGCGGCTTATTTTGCGGCCGAACTGTTACATGTGTCCGGGATCCTGGCTGTTGTTTCGGCCGGAATCTATGCGGGGATACACGATACCCGGAATCTGACGACCGAGACCAGGCGGCAAACCTGGGAAGTGTGGAATACACTCCTCTTTTCATTTAACGGTCTTGTCTTTATTTTGCTGGGAATTCAATTAAACCGTGTCATTGACGGTATTTCGGATTTCTGGTTCGGAGAACTTTTTGTTTACGCAATGGTTTTGTCCGCTACAGTGATTCTGGTCAGAATAATCTGGGTATTCCCAGGTGCCTATATTCCCCGGTGGTTATTTAAGGGAATTCGAAACCGGGAAAAAGCGCCCGAACCCAGGAATGTTTTTATCCTGGGATGGGCAGGAATACGTGGCTCTGTCACGCTGGCAGCGGCGCTTTCTCTTCCCCTTACGACTGCATCAGGAGTCCCCTTTCCGGGCAGAAGTGTCCTGGTCTTTCTGGCGAGCAGCGTCATTATTGTCACAATGGTCCTGAATGGCCTGACCCTTCCTCTTTTTCTTCGCTGGCTAAAAATTTCAGGCGACGGTATTTCTGAAAAGGAAGAGCTTGAAGCCAGAATCGCGGTGGCACAGGCGGCGATCCTGCGAATCCAGCAGCATGTGAATCCTCTCAGTTCACCCTATGAACAGGGATTTGCGGCCGAACTGATTTCCTTTTATGAACGAAAGATCCAGCACCTGACGAATCAGGAAGTGGATCAAAACGATATTAAAACCGAACTCAAAATAGAACGTAACATCCGCTTCAACGCGCTCGATGCGGAACGACAGGAGCTTTTTAACTTGCACAAAAAGAAAAAAATAAATGAGGAAGTGTTGAGGAATATTCAAAGGGATATCGACAACCTGGAATCCGGATTGGGGGCGCTTACCGTTCATGACCCCTGA
- a CDS encoding carbon starvation protein A, with protein sequence MFWIVLALIGAFSLAIVTGVFFPDEKVNALWLVVSAICIYTLGYRFYGLFLANQVVELNDARITPAHRLYDGKNFYPTSKPVLFGHHFAAVVGAGPLLGPILAAQFGYLPGFLWILVGSVVAGGVHDFITLVGSMRRNGRSFPQIALDEIGPVTGIAAGIAVLLIIVIAMAGMGLAVVNALFHNPWGTLAIFLTIPIGLFMGIYMKFLRPGRVKEITVIGIALLLISVIGGRLVLNSPYAAYFSLERQTLVYALALYGFAAATLPVWILLTPRDYLSTFMKIGVVVLLAIGVIIISPVIQMPPVTRFIHGGGPIIPGTLFPFMFITIACGAISGFHALVASGTTPKMINLETDARLIGYGTTLMEGFVGVMAVIAAGIMIPGDYFAINTKLGIDAIAQLGFPPGQIKHLSDLVQVDVSGRPGGAVSLAVGMAYIFSSIPGLKHLMAYWYQFALLFEALFILTTIDAGTRVGRFLVQEMIGKVYAPFKNYSWAPGAWLATFIVVVLWAYLISTGSISTIWPMFGAANQLLGMLALCVGTTVLIVMKKEKYLWVTALPMLFMAVSNFTAVFYLSQIFLHKAESSSSPSEAISYYLNLSFILLIAGLAVIILIDSGRKWFNCLILKKPVSSTEYGGDYFKPDSSKTCC encoded by the coding sequence ATGTTCTGGATCGTTCTCGCGCTTATCGGAGCCTTTTCTTTAGCCATTGTGACCGGAGTCTTCTTCCCGGATGAAAAGGTGAATGCCCTTTGGCTTGTTGTGTCAGCGATTTGCATCTATACACTGGGGTACCGCTTCTACGGTCTCTTTCTGGCTAATCAGGTCGTCGAACTCAATGACGCCCGGATCACTCCGGCCCACCGGCTTTACGATGGGAAAAATTTTTATCCCACCTCAAAACCCGTCCTATTTGGACACCATTTTGCCGCTGTCGTCGGAGCAGGGCCTTTATTGGGCCCGATACTGGCGGCGCAATTCGGCTATCTGCCCGGTTTTTTATGGATCCTGGTCGGATCAGTCGTCGCAGGAGGGGTGCATGATTTTATTACACTCGTCGGATCCATGAGACGGAACGGCCGCTCCTTCCCTCAAATTGCGCTGGATGAAATCGGTCCGGTCACCGGGATCGCAGCGGGAATTGCCGTCTTGCTTATCATTGTCATTGCCATGGCGGGAATGGGGCTTGCCGTGGTCAATGCCCTGTTCCACAATCCGTGGGGAACGCTTGCCATTTTTTTAACGATTCCCATCGGCTTATTTATGGGAATTTACATGAAATTTCTCCGTCCCGGCCGGGTGAAGGAAATCACTGTAATCGGGATTGCTCTGCTTTTGATTTCAGTGATCGGAGGACGACTTGTACTCAATTCTCCCTATGCCGCCTATTTTTCTCTTGAACGCCAAACGCTCGTCTACGCTCTTGCCCTTTATGGCTTTGCCGCCGCGACACTTCCGGTCTGGATTCTCCTGACGCCACGCGATTATCTTTCGACCTTTATGAAAATCGGCGTGGTCGTCCTGTTGGCGATCGGCGTGATCATCATATCTCCGGTGATTCAAATGCCCCCCGTTACGCGATTTATCCATGGCGGAGGTCCGATTATCCCGGGGACCCTCTTTCCCTTTATGTTTATCACGATTGCCTGCGGCGCAATTTCAGGATTTCATGCTCTGGTTGCATCCGGTACAACCCCCAAAATGATCAATCTTGAAACCGATGCCCGCCTGATTGGATACGGGACCACGCTTATGGAAGGGTTTGTCGGCGTCATGGCCGTCATCGCGGCCGGGATAATGATTCCGGGAGATTATTTTGCCATCAACACCAAGCTCGGTATCGACGCTATTGCTCAACTCGGTTTTCCTCCCGGTCAGATCAAACATCTCTCTGACCTTGTCCAGGTCGATGTTTCCGGAAGGCCCGGGGGGGCGGTATCGCTAGCCGTCGGAATGGCCTACATTTTTTCGTCGATCCCGGGACTCAAACACCTGATGGCCTACTGGTATCAGTTCGCCCTGTTATTCGAAGCGTTATTTATTTTAACGACAATCGACGCAGGAACACGGGTAGGGAGATTTCTGGTTCAAGAAATGATCGGTAAGGTTTATGCACCGTTCAAAAACTATAGTTGGGCTCCCGGAGCCTGGCTGGCCACTTTTATCGTGGTCGTTCTTTGGGCCTATCTCATTTCAACCGGGAGCATCAGTACCATCTGGCCGATGTTTGGCGCGGCCAATCAACTTCTCGGAATGCTGGCCCTCTGTGTTGGAACGACCGTACTTATCGTGATGAAGAAGGAAAAATATCTCTGGGTGACCGCCCTTCCGATGCTCTTTATGGCCGTCAGTAACTTTACGGCAGTATTTTATCTCAGCCAGATTTTTCTACACAAAGCGGAATCCTCGTCCAGCCCCTCCGAAGCCATCTCCTATTATTTGAATCTTTCCTTTATCCTGCTGATTGCCGGCCTGGCGGTCATTATTCTGATTGATTCCGGAAGAAAGTGGTTTAATTGTCTGATTTTAAAGAAACCGGTAAGTTCCACCGAATATGGCGGGGACTATTTCAAGCCCGACTCCAGCAAGACCTGCTGTTAA
- a CDS encoding phosphate-starvation-inducible PsiE family protein, with product MDSKNNLENLAGNKSAEWMEKFDKVIYLMTGISFLLIGVGAFFYSWISFVGEIHKGFLHAILRFINDLLLVMIIMEILRTIINYLKSQDILLEPFLYIGIIAATRKMLTAGAEISFMEMTNDQTFYRYLMDLGVNALVVVALGTALYLIDKRRKA from the coding sequence ATGGATTCAAAAAATAATTTAGAAAATCTCGCGGGGAATAAGTCCGCCGAATGGATGGAGAAATTCGATAAAGTAATCTATTTGATGACCGGAATCTCTTTCCTGCTTATCGGCGTGGGGGCATTTTTCTACAGCTGGATTTCCTTTGTCGGAGAAATTCACAAGGGATTTCTCCATGCCATACTGAGGTTCATCAATGATCTCCTTCTCGTGATGATCATTATGGAGATCCTCAGAACAATCATCAATTATTTGAAATCGCAAGACATTCTTCTCGAGCCGTTTCTTTACATCGGTATTATTGCCGCCACCCGTAAAATGTTGACAGCCGGCGCTGAAATTTCATTCATGGAAATGACCAACGATCAGACTTTTTATCGTTATCTGATGGATCTCGGAGTCAATGCATTAGTCGTGGTCGCGTTGGGAACCGCCCTGTACCTCATTGATAAAAGGAGGAAAGCATAA
- a CDS encoding TIGR04283 family arsenosugar biosynthesis glycosyltransferase encodes MKISVIVPTLNEEKVLRGTLNRLKKSMDLDLIVVDGGSQDETVAIAKEYTRKVFVTPPGRARQMNEGARHAEGEILLFLHADSTIATGGIGKIVPAITSLHAVGGAFQLAFDSRNILMRIVAGLANFRSRFTRIPYGDQGIFITRALFQKLEGFPDLPILEDVAFATRMKKEGRIAILRDKITTSSRRWKKEGIFYTTLRNRLFMIGYQLGVSPRRLASCYRNIR; translated from the coding sequence ATGAAAATCTCAGTCATTGTTCCAACGCTCAATGAGGAAAAGGTATTAAGAGGAACACTGAATCGATTAAAAAAGAGCATGGATCTCGATTTAATCGTCGTGGACGGCGGGAGTCAGGATGAGACCGTGGCGATCGCAAAGGAGTATACCCGAAAGGTTTTTGTTACTCCTCCGGGAAGGGCCCGGCAGATGAACGAGGGGGCCCGGCATGCGGAAGGAGAGATTCTCCTCTTCCTCCACGCCGATTCGACCATTGCCACCGGAGGGATCGGAAAAATCGTTCCTGCGATAACCAGCCTTCATGCGGTAGGAGGAGCGTTTCAACTGGCTTTCGACAGTCGAAATATTCTGATGAGGATCGTCGCCGGGCTTGCCAATTTCAGAAGCCGGTTCACTCGAATTCCATATGGGGATCAGGGAATATTCATCACTCGTGCGCTCTTTCAAAAATTGGAGGGGTTTCCCGATCTTCCAATTTTGGAAGACGTGGCCTTCGCCACCCGGATGAAAAAAGAGGGCCGTATCGCCATCTTAAGAGACAAAATCACCACCTCTTCCCGCCGATGGAAAAAGGAAGGAATCTTTTACACCACTTTGCGCAATCGGCTGTTTATGATCGGATATCAACTCGGGGTATCTCCTCGGCGATTGGCTTCATGTTACCGTAATATCCGGTAA
- a CDS encoding polyprenyl synthetase family protein, with protein sequence MKTNANSTQLKSSPQTMDEVLLSYQEDIQSVENQIKDSLSSSIGLINDVFFHILQSGGKRLRPLLLIIASRLFAYKGKDHIILGSVMEFIHTATLLHDDVVDEASLRRGKKAARMVWGNQASILVGDYLFSRAFIETVGLNRDDLNFLLSHTCQTLSEGEILQLINTHNFSMTEKDYLKIIEFKTASLISLSCRVGGLLAGAPEKDLDALSRFGLNLGIAYQIADDTLDYMAEKELLGKTLGQDFKEGKITMPLLHLMSKCGPAERTKIEEMFHQNQFSDKELVFIQKLLGEYRSCEYALQQAESFCEKAKEQISSFLPSRHKNALNIIADYVITRNR encoded by the coding sequence ATGAAAACCAATGCCAATTCGACTCAACTTAAATCATCTCCTCAAACAATGGATGAAGTTCTCCTTAGTTATCAAGAAGATATACAGTCTGTTGAAAATCAGATCAAAGATTCTCTTTCATCAAGTATCGGCCTTATTAACGATGTTTTTTTCCATATTCTGCAGAGTGGCGGGAAAAGACTTCGACCGTTACTTTTGATTATCGCGTCGCGCCTTTTTGCTTACAAAGGAAAGGACCACATTATTCTGGGAAGCGTCATGGAATTTATCCATACGGCGACCTTGCTTCATGACGACGTGGTGGACGAAGCGAGTCTGCGCCGGGGGAAAAAAGCCGCGCGAATGGTTTGGGGAAATCAGGCCAGCATCCTGGTCGGAGATTACCTGTTTTCAAGGGCTTTTATTGAAACTGTCGGCTTGAATCGGGATGATCTGAATTTCCTTCTCTCACACACTTGCCAAACACTGAGCGAGGGGGAAATTCTTCAGCTCATTAATACCCACAACTTCTCAATGACCGAAAAAGATTACTTAAAAATTATCGAATTTAAAACCGCATCCCTGATTTCTCTTTCCTGCCGTGTGGGGGGTCTCCTGGCAGGCGCCCCGGAAAAAGATCTCGATGCGCTTTCCCGATTTGGTCTCAATCTCGGTATTGCCTATCAGATTGCCGATGACACACTCGATTATATGGCTGAAAAGGAACTTCTTGGAAAGACGCTCGGACAAGATTTTAAGGAAGGCAAAATTACAATGCCCCTCCTTCACCTGATGTCAAAATGCGGTCCCGCAGAGCGCACTAAAATCGAAGAAATGTTTCATCAAAATCAGTTTTCAGACAAAGAGCTGGTGTTTATTCAAAAGTTGCTGGGAGAATACCGTTCCTGCGAGTATGCCCTCCAGCAAGCGGAATCATTCTGCGAAAAAGCAAAAGAACAGATCTCCTCTTTTCTTCCCTCCCGTCACAAAAATGCCCTGAATATTATTGCAGATTATGTCATCACCCGAAACCGCTAG
- a CDS encoding rRNA pseudouridine synthase produces the protein MSRALSKMGIASRTVAAEMIISGKVRIGNKIIRDPEYSVEFPIQNLFIYNQKATNAKKVYYMMHKPKGIVTTRSDEKGRKTVYDLLHSEFSWIFPVGRLDKESSGLLLLTNDTAWADKIVSPVSKLPKTYHVKVNRSIKEEEIFKISKGLKLSDKLSYLPINIEKIRENKKSCWLELTLEEGKNRQIRKSFEHLGCRVENLVRIRIGKLELGELKPGEFRPISPDEVGIASS, from the coding sequence TTGTCACGAGCCCTGTCAAAAATGGGGATCGCTTCCCGAACCGTCGCGGCAGAAATGATCATTTCAGGAAAAGTGAGAATCGGGAACAAAATCATCCGGGATCCCGAATATTCCGTAGAATTCCCCATTCAAAATCTGTTCATTTACAATCAAAAAGCGACGAACGCCAAAAAGGTGTATTACATGATGCATAAACCAAAAGGGATCGTGACAACAAGAAGTGACGAAAAAGGGAGGAAGACTGTCTACGATCTCCTTCATTCCGAATTTTCCTGGATATTTCCTGTGGGGAGACTCGATAAAGAAAGCTCGGGTCTCCTTTTGCTCACGAACGATACGGCCTGGGCCGATAAAATTGTCTCCCCGGTTTCCAAACTTCCCAAGACTTATCACGTCAAAGTAAATCGATCTATAAAAGAAGAAGAGATTTTCAAAATCAGCAAAGGGCTTAAACTCTCTGACAAACTATCCTATCTGCCTATAAATATTGAGAAAATAAGGGAAAATAAAAAGTCTTGCTGGCTTGAATTGACCCTCGAAGAAGGTAAGAATCGCCAGATTCGCAAGTCATTTGAACATTTGGGCTGCCGGGTTGAAAATCTGGTTCGAATACGAATTGGAAAACTTGAACTCGGAGAGCTTAAACCAGGAGAATTCAGACCTATTTCACCAGATGAAGTTGGAATTGCCTCTTCTTAA